GGCTCAgctgaaaggaaacaaaaatgCCACAAGTTTCCATACGAAAGGAAGCAGGACAAAAGTTTGGATTTCATTCCGACTCCATATTTCAAACCAAAATGTTCTGATTGTGTAGCATTAAATACAGCCTTCAAATTAACACAGGTTGCTGGTTCTTTTTACAGTGTTATTTCTAACCAAATCAGGATTTTTATCGTAAATTTGGTGCAAACTTCAGTCCTCGGTTTGTATGCTttggaaattaaaatgttaacatttctCAAATACATGACAAATTATATAATAGTACTGACTCTGTGAAGGTAAGTGTCAGAATCTTCTGGCATGTCGTAGTTGAAGACGATGTTGACTCGCTCAATGTCCATGCCTCGGCCGAACAAGTTGGTTGCAACCAAGATCCGCCGCTGGAAGTCTTTAAACTGCTGATACCGGGATAACCTGGGGGAGGAATGGGCAACAACAGGAAAAGTATTAGCAAGATATTATTCCAGTTCAAGCGAAGGTGACTAAGAACATTTACTGCAAACCTGTAATACAATCTAATCTTCCACATAAAACTGCTTGTAAATTCAACTTTAGAGTTCATACTGCCCAGCGGACCAGTTTAACTACAATGCTGTTGTTGTCAAGCAAAGTTAATTATTAAAACGTTTTAGCTGACCAGGGACAAATTACAGCACAGTCATATTTTGTTTCCCTACATTTTGGCATTCGGAAGATAGTGAAATCAGCAAAGTGCCCGTCCAATACAGATTAAGCAAAAAGACAATCATTGCAAAAAAAGATAAATCTACCTCTCCTCCTGTGCCATGCCCCTGTGGATGGCAATAGCCGGGAAGTTctgctccaccagcagctgagACAGAGCCACGCAGCGATGAACTGACTTCACAAAGATCACCACCTAGCAGGAGCCAAAACAAGACACTTGCCTGTTTTACTGGGAAAGGCATAAACAACAAAATAGGCTGGAATTACAGGACAAGGGATACAAGTttaaccaaaaataaaaatcaatgtgCATTTTTTGCAGaaagattaaaaatgttttaatgtgtacATGACTAATTCTGAGTCATCATCTGAAATGATTACAAACTGTACCTGGTTGAACTCCAGCACATCGAGCAGGTCAAACAGCTTTCGGTTCTTCTCACTGTCCTTCAACTTGCAGTAATACTGCTGTAAGCCATGCAGTGTCAGCTTGGTCTCATCATCCACAAACACTTCCATGGGCtacacaacaaaaacaggaggaaaatgTTGGGTGTCTCTCTCACAAACCAATTAACACACATAAACCATCTCTACAGACCACATCAGAAATGTCATAATACAGAGGAGGCCTTGAAGCATGCATGAAGAAAGTAAGGAGGATTACATGAGGGgaaaactttattataaataagtCTGAAAACTTTTTTCTGTAGTTCCCCTTGGTTCATGTTTTTCTGAGCTCTACGTATGACCACTCCATAATGAGCTTGCACCAAGTTTTTATGGAACTTGTTCTCCTTGCAGCAGAGCCAGAAGGGGTGGATGTCCTGACCGAGTCAAATCTGTTAAGGAGGATCACTTTCCCCCTCTCATATGGCCACTTATGACACTGACAGCTACAAGTGGGCAAAGCAATGAGGGGTTTcgatacaaacacaaaactggaaTAGCCCTGAGATGACATGGATGtaataatgtatataaaaaaaggaaagctcACTTCTAACTTTCATGCCACTGAAGCAATGTTTGTAGTAACGTCTATTTGCATAAAAAGGAGGGAAGGTTATGCAACAGAGCAAGAATACAAATTGAAAGAAGCTCCAGCACACCTGAGCTACTTGGAAATTATTTACACCTCTTTGATCGATCAGATTGAATAAAAGTAGAAAGACTAAGAAAACCGgcgaaaaaatatatatacatcttATGAAATTCAATGTATACTTTCTCAGCTTGGAGCAGCAGCAAGTTCAATTCGAGACAAAGGTCAATGATAACTCACATCCTGCATGAACTTGCGGCAAACGGGGCGGATCTCCTTGCTCAATGTTGCACTGAACATCATAACTTGCTTCTCATGGGGTGTCAGCCTGAAGATTTCCTGGACATCACGCCTCATGTctgcagcaaaaaaacaaatagcaCACATCTATTATTGAAAAATAGAAACTACTATTAACATGCTCTTTATCTTCTACCAGATTTAAGGCAGCACTTTCACTAGCTAACgtttaatttgaaaactgtATATTACAATATACAAGTACTAATAGAAGACTGTGCGATAATTTCATCgacaaaacattttcacaataaatgCCCCATGATAGGTGGGTAATGTCCCAAAGAAGCAGATGACATGCAACCAAAAGGCAGATTTGGAATCAAGTTTCTCACCCATCTTCTGTAAGACATATTTGTTCCTCTCACTCACCGAGCTGCTCCAGCATCTTATCACACTCGTCGAGCACAAAGTGTTTGATGTTCTTCACACTGAGGGTCTTGTTGCGGATGAGGGCCAGGGTACGTCCTGGAGTTCCCACGACAATGTGAGGACAATTTTTCTTCAGGACATCCTCGTCCTTCTTGATGGCCATGCCGCCAAAGAACACCGAGACCTTGACAGTGGGCATGTACTTGGAGAAGCGCTCGTACTCTTTGCTGATCTGGAAGGCCAACTCTCGCGTGTGGCACATCACAAGGACAGACACCTGGAGTGCAGGGAATAAGGACATTAGTTTTACTTCTGGGCTGTACTTGTCCTCAAGTCCAACTCTCCCATTTTGTTTTCCAACATACTAATTTTTGAGCAGGAACACGGCAAACATATTTGTTTAACTTATTTAACAGAAGAGGTCACAAGACTGAGAACAGCCCAACATCTGAAATCTAATCAGCTTGAAACACAAAGTATGAAAACATATGGAGGATGTATTAGCTTGTTCAAACAACTCACCTGCCCATCCACAGGCTCGATCTGCTGCAGGGTGGCAAGTACAAACACAGCTGTCTTTCCCATACCAGACTTTGCCTGACACAGGATGTCCATGCCCAGGATTGCTTGAGGAATACACTCATGTTGGACTGTAAATAGAACAAATGGCAATTGTCAacaagtgaaaatgtcaaaaacactattaatttaatttaatatgatATTGTTTCTGTGGAGGAGCAAGTCCCGATTTAAAGTGTcaaactgttgttttaaaatgagaaTTGTATCCAAGCCATTTTGATCTTTTGAACAACTCAACACTCACCTTCTGAGGGATGCTCAAAACCACAGTCAACAATGGCACGGAGAAGCTCTGGTTTGAGGAGGAAGTCTCTGAAGCCGGAGCTGTGGATGGAGACGTAGGAccccttcacctccttcttgtTGGCTGGGGTGCCACTCTCGGGGACTCCCTGcggctcctcatcctcctcatagTCCAGAAGTTCATTATCAACGTCGTTCTCAGCCATCTGTTTGTATTACATGTAAATTGGGAGGATCTCATAAATTTACTCAGAATGTGCCAAAAATAGGCTGATTTATATGTACAAGAAATATAAGAATATTATGAATGACTCTTTATTGATTGCAAAAAGtatattctcacactgcacatatCGTCCCTGtttatacactgtatatatttgttAGATTCCATTTAtacttttctatttttgatattccttacacttaagtattaTTATCATACCAGTTCCGTGTTGCATGGTACTTATTACTTAGCGATGCCATATTTATCTTACGTTATCTCTTCATGCGATGTTATTGTTCACACTTCCCCCAGCACTTACGTGATACTGTACAACCGTTAATTTAAGGGCTGTGTTAGTGATTCACTGTTTAAAGAACGAACAGAACAAAGTTTAGGCACTAGCTTCACTTTACAATGAGCAGGAACCTGAGTCTGCCTGTTGGCTGCAAGGTCCAAAATACTAGAAGGCCGCAGCGGTGGTTCACATCaaaatgaattaattattataacaatttgatctttaattaaactgaattatATGGGGACGTTGAGCGATTTAAACTGCGCTGACTCATGCCCAGCGGGCCGGTGGGGGACCCGGCGGAGGCAGCGCACTCATCGACAATAGATTTCTCCGGGTTCTCCTTCATTCAAACCGGCTAGTAAGCAAGCTAATGGCTAACCGCTGACCGGGACTCACACGCTACTTTCCAACATCGCACCGCTGCATTCGGTATCTTCGGTGAAAAGGAGAAGGTGGTTAATGACCACTGGTGAGCAGCTGGAGCTACCTGACCAACTCAAATGAAAAACgggcttttttaaaaattaagcTAGCGATGTTGCGGCTAGCGTGTT
The sequence above is a segment of the Limanda limanda chromosome 2, fLimLim1.1, whole genome shotgun sequence genome. Coding sequences within it:
- the LOC133017651 gene encoding ATP-dependent RNA helicase DDX39A-like, which codes for MAENDVDNELLDYEEDEEPQGVPESGTPANKKEVKGSYVSIHSSGFRDFLLKPELLRAIVDCGFEHPSEVQHECIPQAILGMDILCQAKSGMGKTAVFVLATLQQIEPVDGQVSVLVMCHTRELAFQISKEYERFSKYMPTVKVSVFFGGMAIKKDEDVLKKNCPHIVVGTPGRTLALIRNKTLSVKNIKHFVLDECDKMLEQLDMRRDVQEIFRLTPHEKQVMMFSATLSKEIRPVCRKFMQDPMEVFVDDETKLTLHGLQQYYCKLKDSEKNRKLFDLLDVLEFNQVVIFVKSVHRCVALSQLLVEQNFPAIAIHRGMAQEERLSRYQQFKDFQRRILVATNLFGRGMDIERVNIVFNYDMPEDSDTYLHRVARAGRFGTKGLAVTFVSDETDAKTLNEVQDRFEVNVAELPEEIDISSYIEQSR